TGTGCCTCTCACTAGTGGAGGCCTATCCCGAAGAGGGGAGAGCGATTCTTTCGACCGTTCGGATGGGGCAGATTGTCCCGGGTTGAGGATCAGATTAGGCTGTACTCGGATTGGCAATAAACTTCTCCTTTCGAGTTCCAGAATGATTCTAAATTTATTGCCAGTTTTGGTCTCCTTATATACTAATCGGGACAATGAGTGTGATGGTCCGTTGACCTAGTCCTAGTCCAAAATTATTTCGTCTTTCTATCCTTCTATCCTTTGCTTGCTGGTGCAGCTGTGCTCGATCGGCGCGCTGCGGTAATTTCCATCCTATTTTGTCCTTCATCCTTCTATCCTTCTATTGCATTTTATCCTTTGCTCGCTGGCGCAGCAGCCGATAAATCCGGATTGAACCGGTACCGGCGCGTCGGTGCGATAAGCGATCTATCTAACCTTTCTCCCGCTTGCCGGTGCAGCTGTACTCGATCGGCACGCGGTAATTTCTATCCTATTTTGTCCTTCATCCTTCTATCCTTCTATCCTTCTATTGCATTTTATACTTTGCTCGCTGGCGCAGCAGCCCGATAAATCCGGATTGAACCGGTACCGGCGCGTCGGCGCGATAAGCGATCTATCTAACCTTTCTCCCGCTTTGCCGGCGCAGCTGTACTCGCTTGCACCTGTAGCTGTCCCTTGCGATCGCTCGCGCTAGCTTCCTGTTACGCGCGCTGCGACTGCCTCGTGCAGTAACACACCTATACCGACGGTTCCGTTTACACGCCCACAGCAGGTTGTGGTATCCACTCAGACACAGTGGATCCCGCAGTCCGACTCCCTGAGCACACTTCCATTTTTTCAGCCGAAGCAATAGCCCTTACTATAGCAGCTGAGAAGTGCACGAGCGGGGATCAGTTTAACATTATCTTCACTGACTCCTTCACTTCACTGGCTCTGGAAAGGGGGTCCATAAGAGACCCCTTTATATAACACCTAGAAAACACCCTATCACAAAACACGACCCTCTGCTGGATCCTTGGTCTCGCCGGAATCCAAGGAAATTCAATAGCCGACAACTTCGCTAACTAACTCAGACTCCTAACCGATCCAATGAACGTGAATGGAACAAAAGACTACGCTCCCTCAGATACATAAAAACATCCATCCTTCCCTGGACGGACATTACCTCCAGCCAACATCAAAAAGTCCTATCGGATGAGAATAGGACACACTAGaccagtggtctcaaactcataTTAGCATATGGGCCGCTTTGGAAAGTAACAGCTAGTCTGCGGGCCGCATcacataaagaaaatgttttttcattaaattttacgcaccctgatttggtttggatttgttgttgttggatttggttgcaataaataattgttttgtaATTGACCTGTAAACGTCCATCGTAATGTTCATAGTAATAAGTATTTGTTTTAGTATCTGTGTAAGGGTCCGGGCCCCTTGGGTTGCCTGAAAAGGAACGTGTATCGGGGGACTGGACACACCTAGGTCTTCAATAAAGAACACCattatttaaaagaaaaatacaaacgtaacgtaacgtaacgtcccatacgtaacgtcccatacaaacgttttcgagcaaatcaaatcaaattcggcagatggaAGTTTTGGTGAAGGGGAAttgttctggtgaatgtttgaaacctctcCCCCCTTTACAAAGGGGagctcccatacaaattcTAGGTTAATTTAAGTAAAACTCGGATAGgtttcaagcaatttgaacCAAATTCAGCTAATGTGtattttgacatgtatccaacaaaaagcgggaaaagaatccgatcggatacgtcaccgggaaccCCGATCGTaagaaacggaggagtaatgcgaggcgggaagggaaactgaacaaatacgtcaccgggaagctcGATCTTCTGAAAAATGGGAGTAATGGGAAAAGAGAAGGAAAGCTGAacggatacgtcaccaggaagtcctttgcAACGCCagataatcgagaaatgaggatgaaatgaggcgtggcaacgcgcgccgggaatAGCTAGTATTTATATAATTTTGCAACCAACTTACAAAGACTACGTTGCAACGGCGTCCGATAGGATTTACttttaaaaacatattttaatcTGAGACTTCGATAAATGAAATTGTATCGGTACGATTAAAAAAACACTTACCTTTATCGGCATCTTTAAGTGCAGCGCGAAAAAAACTTTCGCTctaaaacaaatagaaaatgttgaaatttATACTTTTTAACAACTTAtttacaaataaacaaataaacaaacagaaaaagtagAAAAGCCGTGTCCATCAGTATTCTTATTTTTcatattaaaaaaattctAACACCAAATTGTTTtgagaatgaaaaaaattatcctacatttattttccacccgagAAATCTATCATATTATAGCACTCTACTTTTCATTGTATATAACAATTTAAATGCGATCTCATTGACACATATTCACAAACAATCATGTAACTTTCTTGAAAAGCACATTCAACAAGTTTGTGTTCTTCTACTTCCCTTACAAATCGGTAACCATCAAAAGACAGCATCGAAATACAAACACTGAAGCTTACGATCTATTTTGCTATAAGTCCGCTGTTATTTTGATAGAATCGTTTTACATCTGTCTCACAGGGTAAAGATGAAAATCAGTCTTAGCTCTTATTTAATTTAGATGCTACCATCAAACTTTTCAACAAATGAGAATTGAAACCGATAACAGTTATGACATCTATTCCCGTGACAAAATTCGCGTTTGCCTAACTTCGATTACATATAAGCATATCTATAGATATCCATTTATAATTAATTATAGTGGTGTATGCTTTCATACATGGTTTAAAGATGTATAAGTTCgtcgaaacataaaacaaaaatgtgacATTCGTAATCAGTGCTTTAGAGAGCGATTATTTGTGCCAAAGATtagaaataaacaataaatgaaTGTGCGCAACGTAATTTTACTGTTCTTGTCTGAATCCATGATAACCCCATtccttttaattaattcttgcATTGGTGTCTTCGGTATGGAACTTGCAATACATCGTATGTGTCTATTGGAAGTTGTCTGGCTAATCTCATCATTTCGATCAGTTTGTTACAACTCATCAGTTCCGTTTCGCTATGTTCTAGCAATTAAATCATATTTGTGAGGTTTAACTTCGTTAATCTACAAACTAATTAACACAATTGTAGTTTTGCATAAACCCTTTTTTACCGCGACGGTCGCAATCTAATTGCATATATTTTATCTTCGACTATATTGACCCTTACGTTATATGTATAGATAACCTGTCatgtttaaattaaacatttatttagtTCTAACTCCTGTTTGATTCAACGTAACTAGGAGCTACTTGGTTGATTCAACGTAAACTATGTACAGTATTACTGAATGTGGAGATGTCCTCTAGAAAGAGGATTGGTCACTGGTCTTGTGTGAATCGGTTGCGGTGTGTGAATGCTAGCGAATAAGTGTCGGGCGGCACAGCAACACATGCGGGATACATCTTAATCTGACTTATATCGTGGGAGTGGACGTCGTATTTTTGCAGGATGTTGGCAATGATAATGAAACTGAAGCCCCGCACAAGATTCTGTCCTATGCAGGTTCGTTTGCCGATGCTGAACGGTAGAAAGTGTGGAATGTTTTTGCGTACTCGCTCGATCTGCAGCGTTTTCTCATTTTCACTACTGATGCCGTTCGTCTTTATAATGCTACTAAGGTCCTGCTTGGCAGTTGGTGAATCACTCAAGTCGCACCGGATTTGCGCTAATGTAGCCGTCTCTATGAACCGGCTCGGAGCGAAGCGCTTCGGCTCGACCCAGTACTTCTCACTTGTGTTGAGCTCGTAGTTATTGATGAACACAACCGTGCCCTTCGTTACACCGTATCCGGCAATACATGTATCCTCCGTTGCTACGTGAGGTACAATGGGCGAAGATGAATAGCGTAGTACCTCGAAAATGGTTGCCACCGTGTACGGCATGCTTTCTGTATCATACAGTGTTACATTACGCCTGCAGTTATCAGTGATGCGATCGATTTCACATTGGATACGCCTGCCTACCTCCGGATGCTTAGCGATATAACCAAGCGCTAACATCACTAAATTTCCGATAGCCGAGTGGCCGCCTAGGAAATCTTCCAGCATATACATGATCGTATCGCGGGTCACTGTCGGGTCCTCCCGCAGGCTTGTTAGCAACGCGTCCGTAAAGTCTCGCTCCGGCTCTTCTTCGCTGAGTGTCTGTTCGCGCTCATTTACGATCCGCTCGAGAATAAAGTCGCGAATCTCGGCGGACCAGCGTGAGAGCTTATTCATGTGTTTATGGTAAAATGGCGCCAGCCAGGGAAGGAAGTCCACCGCATAGCCCTGGTTGATTTCCCAGAAAATCTCGTCGAAATTTCGGACCATACTAACAAATCGTTGATCGTTATAGTCAAACCGTACGGAACACATGTACTCGCTGAACATGTTTGCGCACGCTTGCATGATCAGAGGCTTCACCTTGAAATCGGTTCCAGGCTTAACTACTTCGTCTAATTGATCCATTAAGCGGTGCATCTCCATCACTCCAACGTAGCTCATCTTCTGATAGTAACTTGAAGCATCGCTGGGAGAGCAATGTTTTCGGGCCAGATTTCGACGTTTCTGCTGCAGTACCGACCAATCACACAACGCCAAAGCTGGACGGGAGATgaacatgaaaaacaaacaataaatatatatataatatcTATGATAAGATTGTTGACAAGTATTTGTTCATGATATAACAACGATTCCGATTTGGTACTCAAAAGGCCCGTAAAGCTAAACAATTTGGGTAAATGAAATAAAGGAAATGTATAgattaataaaaatatcaatGTGAATACTGCGATTAAACGTGCGAAATAAGATTTCAActcattaaatttaaacaagtTTCGCTAAGTTAGGTCCCAGTTTACACCttcgacacgacacgacacggatTTTTACCCCGAGTCATTCTTTACCACAAGAACAATAACACCTATATTCTATTGAATGATGTCCATCACATGAATGATTTGTCCATTATCGTAAAACATATCGACTAAGCCTGGTATATATCAAAGAGCCGTATCCTTGGCCTTCGCTGAGGGCGGCGAGTTTGTGAAAACGGGTTCGTTGTTcaataaaaaggaaacgaaactcCTACCATAGTACAATTAAACCGGAAACGTAATGAtgaacattttccaacataCGTTCATTGAAACGATTTATACTATTACTATAGAGTTCCTTCGACCAATTCCAATTAGACCAATAGTTGAAACCACCAGCCGCTAAGACGACAATGAACCCTCTTGCGGAAATGTCAAATCGAAGACATTGTACAAAACACGCGCAACCGCGAATGTCCTTGCCTTGGAAATGGCAACCTTGCAATAAGATTGGCTGTTTATGTAATACTGGGCGCCCCTGTACCAACCTCTTCCTACCTATTTGCTTCAATGTTTATTGACGCGAATAACATAACTTATTTGACAAAATGTCGTGAGTTTCAAAAATCGCTAATGGCATACATTACACGCTGATGAAGTTCTTCCGTGATACTTCCAAGATTATGAGCTTGTCACAATATTATATAGAGAGAAAGTCACTTATTTATAACAGCAGCTTATGCCAAATAATTTTTGATATCTCTCTCAAAATGGGTTACCGTGTTTTGTCAACACAACTAACATGAACGATTGAACTATCGTTGGTCAAAGTAGATCTTCAACCTTTG
This window of the Anopheles cruzii chromosome X, idAnoCruzAS_RS32_06, whole genome shotgun sequence genome carries:
- the LOC128271625 gene encoding cytochrome P450 307a1-like, which translates into the protein MAYAGLILAVLTIILSVVCYFKILYEWHRKVRIQTARPSATRLTSKLTTELAHHHHQRQIATQSTELLTFPQAPGPMPWPILGSLAILGQYEVPFEGFTALAKKYGDLYSITLGTTRCLVVNNLDLIREVLNQNGRYFGGRPDFLRFHKLFGGDRNNSLALCDWSVLQQKRRNLARKHCSPSDASSYYQKMSYVGVMEMHRLMDQLDEVVKPGTDFKVKPLIMQACANMFSEYMCSVRFDYNDQRFVSMVRNFDEIFWEINQGYAVDFLPWLAPFYHKHMNKLSRWSAEIRDFILERIVNEREQTLSEEEPERDFTDALLTSLREDPTVTRDTIMYMLEDFLGGHSAIGNLVMLALGYIAKHPEVGRRIQCEIDRITDNCRRNVTLYDTESMPYTVATIFEVLRYSSSPIVPHVATEDTCIAGYGVTKGTVVFINNYELNTSEKYWVEPKRFAPSRFIETATLAQIRCDLSDSPTAKQDLSSIIKTNGISSENEKTLQIERVRKNIPHFLPFSIGKRTCIGQNLVRGFSFIIIANILQKYDVHSHDISQIKMYPACVAVPPDTYSLAFTHRNRFTQDQ